Proteins encoded together in one Anguilla anguilla isolate fAngAng1 chromosome 9, fAngAng1.pri, whole genome shotgun sequence window:
- the taf13 gene encoding transcription initiation factor TFIID subunit 13 yields MAEEEDDTGFDDDVDDGGNGADGGHGKRKRLFSKELRCMMYGFGDDQNPYTESVDILEDLVIEFITEMTHKAMSIGRQGRVQVEDIVFLIRKDPRKFARVKDLLTMNEELKRARKAFDEANYGS; encoded by the exons AtggcagaagaagaagacgacACTGGG TTTGacgatgatgttgatgatggtGGAAATGGAGCAGATGGGGGCCACGGAAAAAGAAAGAGGCTTTTTTCCAAAGAGC TTCGATGCATGATGTATGGATTTGGTGATGATCAAAATCCATACACTGAATCTGTGGATATTTTGGAGGACCTTGTGATTGAATTTATCACAGAAATG aCACACAAGGCTATGTCAATTGGACGGCAGGGTCGTGTTCAAGTGGAAGACATTGTTTTTCTCATCCGGAAGGACCCCAGGAAGTTTGCCAGAGTAAAGGATCTCCTAACAATGAATGAAGAACTAAAGCGGGCCCGCAAAGCCTTTGATGAAGCCAATTATGGATCATAG